The proteins below come from a single Melospiza georgiana isolate bMelGeo1 chromosome 4, bMelGeo1.pri, whole genome shotgun sequence genomic window:
- the ISY1 gene encoding LOW QUALITY PROTEIN: pre-mRNA-splicing factor ISY1 homolog (The sequence of the model RefSeq protein was modified relative to this genomic sequence to represent the inferred CDS: inserted 3 bases in 2 codons) — translation MGGFDSVQDHPVIKVWCNATILKVPLPPCSVPGGFHWHTSGAEPGSVLGCGAAACTAHSAGLEEGKAKEPLLASECHELPKAEKWRRQITGEISKKVAXIQNAALLEFRIWDLNDEINKLLREKGHWEYRIKELGGPDFARIGLKMLDHEGKEIPGDRGCKYFEAAKDLPGVREIFERNPXARGEEVEEENINGTHEEGADEEGGKEREGEDGQQKFIAHVPVPTQQQTEEAFVRILLFYFLRYIVVFL, via the exons ATGGGTGGCTTTGACTCTGTGCAGGATCATCCAGTTATAAAGGTGTGGTGCAATGCTACAATCCTGAAAGTGCCTTTGCCTccttgctctgtgccaggggggTTTCACTGGCACACTTCTGGAGCAGAGCCGGGTTCAGTTTTGgggtgtggagctgctgcatgcACGGCGCATTCGGCAGGGCTTGAGGAAGGAAAAGCCAAGGAGCCCTTGCTTGCATCAGAGTGTCATGAACTGCCCAAAGCTGAGAAATGGAGGAGACAGATCACTGGGGAGATTTCTAAGAAAGTGGC CATCCAAAATGCTGCATTGCTTGAATTCAGAATTTGGGACCTGAATGATGAAATTAACAAGCTTCTGAGGGAGAAAGGACACTGGGAATACAGAATAAAGGAGCTGGGAGGTCCTGATTTTGCTAGGATTGGCCTGAAAATGTTAGATCATGAAGGGAAAGAAATTCCAGGAGACAGAGGCTGCAAATACTTTGAGGCTGCAAAGGACTTGCCAGGAGTTAGAGAGATTTTTGAAAGGAACC TTGCAAGAGGTGAGGAGGTGGAGGAAGAAAACATTAATGGTACCCATGAAGAAGGGGCTGATGAGGAAGGTGGCAAGGAGAGAGAAGGTGAAGATGGCCAACAGAAATTTATTGCACATGTTCCAGTGCCAACTCAACAGCAGACTGAGGAAGCTTTTGTACGAATattacttttctactttttaagaTATATAGTTGTTTTCCTTTAA